The stretch of DNA CTGCGGCTGAGACCTGAGAAACCCCTCGTTTTGGCCAGCCTCGGCACACCAAAATCCGTCGGTCGCAGGTTTCAGGTGTCCGTGGTGCGCATCCTACTCCTTGTCACAGCTTTGCTGTGGCTGTCCTCCCCCGCAGCTGTGCAAGACCCTGCCCCGCACCCAGCAAGGCTCCTTGGGACAGCGGCTTCGTCCTGCAGGCTCCTGGGGGGAGAAATGGAAAATCAGGCTCAGAAAAGGGGTGATGCTGGCTAGCAGCCCTGCATCGGGAAGGAGAGGCAGCCCCGGGCTCAGCAGCAGTTacggctcggggggggggaagaggagaaggagaaaaggagcgGGGCTGACCATGGGCTCGGAGGAAGCACTTACCGAAAACTGGCCTCATCAACAACCCTTTAAATGAAGCATTTGCAGCaatcctgcctctgccccagcccagccggcacggaggggcagctgctggcagaaggaaaagggaagcgGCAGCTGAGCCAGAAAATAGCTCCTAATGTTTCTGGAAATAACAAAGGACATTAATAGCTAAACGAATAAAGATGCTCTGCTACTTTCACGCTGCCTCAAAGCCGCATGTGCCTGCACCCCGCTCATCCATCCCCCTAACAAGATTAACCAGGCTCTCCTCAAACGCTgtctggcagcagccagcctgggtTTCGTTGCTGCTCTAATTCAGGGGGCTCAGCCAAGGTATTTTCATAGACCCTGGCACGGTCCTGCCGAAAGCAACGCTTTCATGTAATCAGCTGCGAAGGGAATGGGGCGGGGGGCAAGGAGGAAATTCAGGGGCAAAAATTAGATCAGTCCTGGCAGACAGGTCCTTGCCTGCCCGGGCTGCCTCACGCGGGCAGctgggtcctgccaggagcccctCGCCAGCAGCCGGCCTCGGGGGAGCGCAAGCAGCACCTTTCCCATCCCCGGCACACAGTGCTCGCTGCCAGACCCCTGGGACCCCCTGCCCGGTGCAGCCCTCTCTCCCGGGCTGCTCCCgcatcccctgcctccctcctgcccactgAATCATCTCACCACCCGCTGCAGTCCAACTTTAATTTCCTGGGCTATTTCCATATATTATCTCCCACTCTTTCACAGCACAGGACTTGCCACcctgtttatttctctctgtgcCAGCCGTTATTCCACCCTGAAGCCTTCACGTACCTGATACAGTAAGACCAAAACCCACCCAGCAGATTTTGGAAGTCCCCAGGGTAACCCAACGGAAAGCTGCACCCAGCCACAGTTTTGTAACACATCTCAGCAGCCCCCCAAAAGCTCCACAGTCTGAATTTGCATTAACCGGGTTTTTAGATCAACTTCCATGCACCCTACCTGCTTCACCCCACGTGTTTGCAAGGCACCCCACCTCAAAGGATGCACTCGGAGATGGAAGAGGTGTTTCAGAATAAAGTCCCTCTTAGCAAACGTTTGCTGCTGAATCCAAAGCCGTGCAACCGCCTCCCCCCACAGCCAGCCCCACGATGCTCTTTGTTCTGCTCGGGGAGGGATTTTGCCAGCTGAGCATCAGCAGGTAAAAATCCCCTGTAAATAAATTACCGTGTGCAGAAGCCTCCTCCTGAGATACATCCTCAGCCCCGCATGCGTCCCTGAACCAAGGGCCACTTTTCCAAATGAAGCACCTGCAGCAAAGAATTAAGTTGTGCCTCCCAGCAGCATTTAAAGGCAGCTGCCTTCCCGCAGGCTGGGCAGGCTCTTGCTCGGGGGCTGCCCCAGGGATGCAGAGGGGAGCAGACCCCCCCGGTGCCCCTCTCACCAGCTGCCGGGGCGTGGCGAGACCGCGGCGGTTTCGGTCCAGCTCTACCCAGGCGGGCGGCTCGGCCGTGCACCCCATCtgtctgctgcagctgcccctgcTCCCGGAGCGGGGCCGGATCCGGCCCTCCCGACCCTTTGGACAAGGAGGGGGACCGGGGCAAAACAGTCTCAACTGGGGGAAGTTTgacttattttaatttattgcaattAACACAAGCTTCTCATCCTTGGTACGGGTGTTGAGGcagcagaaaatgtaaataattgaAAGGTATTTGGGGAAATGCCTCTCCTGTCCCCAGGCTCAGGCCTCCCCCTGCCCTTTCTGCCCAGCACCGGACTCCTGAGATAACGGGGGTTCATACCAGAGCTAGCCGGGCACGCACCCACACCAACCAGGCACCCAAGGACATTAATGGGGTGCTCACACGTGCACTCACTGGGTGCTCAGGTTTGCACTATTTCACCCCTCATGCAATTAGCTGGGTGCTCGTGAGTGAACTGATGGGGTACTCATGCATCAAATAATTGGCCACTTACGCACAAAATAAATAGGCATTCCTGCATTTATTAATCGGGTGCTCGTGCAAAAAGGCAGGAGAGGCTGCGACTTGTGCCCCATGGAGGTGTGGGACGGCCCCTGAGCAGGGGAAGGCACAAACATTTCTGCACAGGCAAAGCCTGGGGTGAGCCCCGGCTCCCTGGGGAGTCTCGTACAGCTCCCCCGGGCTTTAGGGCATGAGCGTGAACACCTGGAGGACGTGCACACAGCTGGAGCTACACAGCACCGGGTACCCAGCAAAGCCATCCAAAACCAGCTTccagccctgccaggctgcgATGCTGCGAGTGCTCGGGGCTGTCTTATTGCTGAGCCCAGGACTGTCGTGCCCATCACCCTCTGCAAAGCCCACAAACTCCCGGGGAACAAGTTAGCCTGAAAGAAATCTCTGAAGCAGCTTTTAGCCTAACGGGAGCATCTTCTGCATTAAAATGTCATCCTCGCATCCCCCTTCTCCGCCAAAACTCTTCTCAGTCATTCTCCAAAGGAAGTCTTTAAGCCACCAGGCACCCAACGGACAGTCCTGCTTTTGTGTCACAGGCTGGCAGCCATCCTACGTACGAACGCTACGAGGAGCTCGGGGCTGCCTCTCCATGCCCCGCACGTGCAGAGCCCCGTCCTGCCCAGGGGACGCTGGCTGCCACGTGCCACCCTCGCAGCAGGGTGACGAGGGGACGTCCTTGCCACGGGGGGGAACGGAGCCCGTTTCGGTGCCGGCTGGGTGGACGCAGCACCAGCTGCACACAGTGTGCCCAGGGGCCGCATCCTGCACCGGGGCCCTCCACGTGTGGCTGGGCAGGCACGCAGCCCCGCGCCCAGCACGCTCTGTTTGTGCCTGTTTTGTCTCCATGGCATTGAGACTTGTCTATTAATTACCTGGCAGTTGCCATGGTTATGCCAAAGCCCTCCAGGAGATGCTGCTGTGCAGGATGCAGGACGGGGCAAGCGCACCACTGCCAggggctgtgggaagggggaCAGAGCATCTCCCCAAGCACCCACCCTTTCCGCTGCCGGTGCTACGCCGGCTCCAACCACGGGCCGTGGCTCTCCAGGGTCCCACGCTGCATTTGCAGCCGGGGCCGTGCACGCTGTCCTGCGGAGCAGGTTCCAGCAAGGGGCTTGCGGCTCATGCGGGGTGACAGCTCTGTCCCCGTGCACACACCGGCAAGCACCGGGGAGTTAGTCCTTGCATGCAGGGGTCAGCTGGGAGGGCCTCGCTGCCAGGCTCCTGCCGCTCTCGGGAAGGCACCAGCAAGTCGGCCAGCACCACAGCAGCTTTTGTGCACTTCGCTGCCAGGCGCTTCCCTGACGCGCACTGGGAGTTGAAGAGGCCACTGTGCAAATTCACTGGCACTGACCTTAATCcgctttgtgtttcttttcttcctggatTTCTTTATAGGGCTTAATCCGCACTCAGCGAGATGTCTTAGTGCAGCTGCTGGATCATGCCGAGCAGCCGGCATTCAGCAAGCTTTCCAATTAACAGCGCATTTCATTCCTGCCTGAGGAATTAGGAGCAATGAATTCATCAGCCTTTATTCCTGCTCCTCTGTGGCTggcacccctgcctgcacccagcaccTGCAGAACACCTCTGGGATGGGCAGCAGGGGGGCTGCATCGCCCCCAGGCTCACGCAGGACGCTCTGGCCCCCACGAGGCACCTTCAACCCgaggagccctggcagcagggtGCAAGGGAGAGCCCTCACCTCCCTGGCAATACACTGTCACACTGACCAGCTCCGACCAGAGACAGGTCCCGGAGCTGATCCCAGTGGGGAAAATAAGCCAGAATCACCTGTTTCAATGAGAAATGCAATGGTTGTGGCTCTGACCCTCTCTCCAGAAGTAGCACACACAGTCTTGTGTGCTGGGAGCGAGGCAAGGGCAAAGAAGAGCCAGATGAGTTAATTGCTCATTACAGTTttgctctttccctcctctcccccctctctcaCCCCCAGACCTCAGGGCTGTGCACAGCGGTGGCTTTCTGCTCTCCATCCCAGGGCACACGTCAAACCCACGTGCGGGGAAGGGGCTCAGGGCGCACACTTGACTTGCGGGAGGTGATGCCTGAGAAACCCCTTCCCGGGGCGAAGGCTGCGTGGGACCACCCTGCGATCCTGTCCCCTTGCGTCCCCGAGCCCAGGGCCGGCCACAGCCCACGCTGGTGGCTGACGcgctgccaggctgcagcccatCAGGGCTGGCAGCTGGTTTCACCCCGGCCCATCTCTGGCCTCTCCCAGGCCATTACAGCATGATGACAGCAATCTTCCCTCCAAGTGCCAATCAACTCATCTCTGTGGCCTTTTCTATTATaagtggggaaaataaaaaaagacccGTGTGCTCCCTTCCCAGCCCACCCTCCCTGCAGATTCAGGGCTCCTCTTTAAAAGTCAACCTCGCTGCCAGCTAATATCATGCATATAATGGATTTGGGCAATTTTCTCAATTAGGAGTTTTAATTATATTATTTCAGCGGCTGCTTGTTCTGGGCAGCTTTTGGCTGCGTTTCCTGGGCTGCCATGAAGATGGCAACACAACTTTGTCCTGTTGATCCGAACAGGCGATGGTCAGAGCAATTCCTACCGGAACAGGAGGACCATTAGAAGGGAGCGTGCAGGATAATTGGTGCCAGGGCTGTGAGGGGCTGGGGGCACAATCACCTCAGCCTCAGAGCATCGTGTCCTCCCCCAGAAGGGGTGGCTGAGCTTACATGGACATGCAAGCCCCGAGCCAGAGCACTgtgcagccttcctcctccagacacgctggggctgggagagcccCTGAGCCTCCTGTCCTGGCAGCAGGtagggcagggcagcaggcaggggagcaggcagcagcagcctgcagctccccaggggctgctcGCTGGgttccccagccccccagccccatgggttAGCAGCACGACCCACAGCATCACGGTAATTGCACACGTGGAATAAGTTTTCCCCAAGAGGAGGCAGGGAGCCACCggaggcagcaaggacaggaCAGCATGCGAGAGCAGGCTGGCGCAGGAGCACCAGAGCACAGTCCAGACTAACTCCAGGGTGTTTGCACTTTCCCATTGTTATTGcaataaaagaggggaaaaaaagagcatttctgggaGCACGGTAGGAacagagagggcagggagaggagacaaGGGATGATATCCAAAGCCCAGACAGTTTGTGTCCCCCTGCAAGGATCCGTCCCATTCAAAGATCATCCCGGCACAGGGTGTCCCCACCATCACCGTCACGCCAGCTCCACTCCCAGAGCCACAGAGTCTTCTCCGAGCTGCAGCTATTCTATGATGCTCTAGCATCATCCTCATCACCTATGTCTTCCTCCAAGAGCTCTTCCTCGTGGGTTTCGTACTTAGCATCATCTTCCACTGAGAAGAGGAGATGCAGGGCtgcagcgagagcgggtggccctgACCCGCTGAGGGGAGGCAAAACCCCCCCGGCTGCAGACACAGCCAGCAACCCCACCCCACGCTGGGAGTGGGAACAGGGACACCATCCCACCCCGCGGCagcaaaggctgagagagagCCGGCAGAGACCACCGTGTCGAGCCCACGAATGCAAACAAGCACTAATCCCCCCCGCAGACCAGcaatccctccatccccagggCGAAGCCGCCCTGTTGAGGGCACCAGCTGCCACTAAAGCCACCGTGGAACCCAGGAGCATCCCcagtgcagcccccagcccacacGCTTGCCCTGGCCCTGCAGCCCAGCGCACTCACGGGTGACATGCTGCCCGCTGAGATAGACTGGTCCAGCTCCACACTTGAGCACGAAGGTGACAGGAGGGACCAGCTCCAGACCTTTGAGGCTGATCTGCAAAGAGTCAGAGCTcagagctcccccccccccccccccgagcccagcCCAGGTGGGCAGCAGCCCATGTTAATCCCTGCAGCACCATCACAGGGCAAGCAACTCCTCTGCACCAGGGAGGGGCTTGCAGGCAGTCAGATGGACATGGCCAGAGCGGGAAGGAGCCCCCAGCATTGCCCAGAGCCTCGACCACGGCTCAGTGGAGACCAGGCTCCCAGGGTGAAATTTTCACCCCGCAGCCAGGGGCTGCGCCCCAGGTGTTTGGCTGCCCTTACCATGGGGAGCACCGAGGTCCGCAGAGCTGCGATGGGCACCGGCTTGTGGTCTCCATATGTGTTTTTTGAATCAACGGCCACCACGTGCAGCTCATCCCTGGCCTCGGCCCCCAGGCAGATCTGCAGAGTCAAGCAGAGACCCTGTGGCAGGGAGCCCGGCCATCAGCTGGCTCCACTGCTGGGGTACAGGCTTGCTCCGACGGGCTCTTCGGCAAGCCTCAGATCTCACTGTTCTCAGCAGGACGAGGTGCTCCAAGAAGTCATCGTCCTCCTGCACCATGCAGCTCCGGGTGCCTGTGTTCAGCTGGCAGCCTGCAGGGACACAGCATCATCTGTGCACGCATGTGCTGCTCCCCCTGTGCAAGCCTCAGGCGAGCCAAAAACAAAGGGGAGGCCTTCCTGGGTGCACACACCATGAGAAAGGGGGAAAACACACCCCATGCACACCCGCCCTGGGTGCCTGCAGGGCACAGCCACTGTCCCCCCATTCACTCCTGCCACCAGGTcccacccagccaccccagggCATGCAGCTCCATACCCCACAGGGCAGCAACGGGCCTCTCCTCTGACAGCAACCTGGAGAAGTGAGAAGAGCTGCTCATCCTCCACAGCAGATCCAACACTGGCAGCAGGAACCTGCTCCGGTGGAACAAACACCAGAAGAAACAGCGTTcggctgctctgcagcagaaacacacagaggaaaCATGACTTAGAAGCACTGAGAGCAAACTCTCCAGTCCCAAAAGCCCAGAGCCAGGACAGCATCGTGCAGGCAGCTCACACCAGGATAGCAGCTGGACCAGCCTCCCCTGGGCAGGATAGCATTGCTAAGTGAAGACTAAAACCACCTAGCCACTTAGGCATcccctggggaaagaaaaagctagTTAAATGCATTTACAGACAAAACCAGCTCTAAGAGGACGAgcagcctccctgcagcaggggagTGCCATAAGTAAAGGTAGCACAGGACAGTCAGTGCATCCTCCCAGCACAGAGCAATGCTGGCTAACCAGAGCAGCTAAAGCCTCGGGGAAGCATTTGGTCCAGAGAGAGCACGTGGAGGCCTCTAAATGCCACACAAGCATCAAGCGCTTTGCCAGCATTGGTGTTTAACCCAGCAGCACAACCCAGCACAGGAACTGGGGTGTCAGAGGTGCCCCAGTTTGTGCTGCCCcacaaacagcagcagccccGGGGGACCATGTCCATCCCTCCCCACGCACTGCCCAGCAGCCCATACCCAGCCAGGAAGAGCAGCACTGGGAGAGGAAAGAACACCAACATCTGGCACCTGCTGCTAATAAAGAAAAGGGTGACCCTGAGGGAGGTGCAGTTTGGGAATGCAGCACAGGTGCTTTGGGAGGGCGGGTGGCTCCCCCCAGCTGGCACCAATGcacccaccaccccctcctcatcaCGGCACACACCCCAGGAGGACCTACAGCAAACAATTAAGCTTGAAGGCAGAAGCAGCTCCGCTTGAGCAAACTTTAGCTTGATTGGAGACAAGGACGCCAGCCCTGTCAGTGGGACAGGCAGAGACCTGGGGGCCCCCATTCCCTGGGACAGCCCCCCTTCACCCCCTGCCCAGGGTTTGCCTGTGGTTTGGAAAGTTATTCATTGACACGGTGGCTCTTGGGGGGCTAaagagcagctcctgggctggtgTTGGACTGTGTCCCCTCAGCGGGTCACTGAGGGTACCCCAGGGACGATGAGGCcatgggggggctgggggacacgCAGGACCTGCTTGCGCTTGGGGTCAGCTGCAGGGATCAGAGACCAGCCCCGCAAGAGCCATCAGAGCCACCAAACCGATGTCTGAAGCTCTAAAATGGAAACAGTTACCGAGagctgcatttttctctttatttagtGATTTCATCCTTGCTGGGTATTGAAAGCAAAATGTGCCAAGGGAGGATCCTGGCAGGGGAAACCCCTGGCACCCCGgtccctggggctgcagctggaccCCACAGgctccatgtgggagctgggacTTCCCCAGCACCAGGAGGTGGCATCTCTGCACGGGCTCCCGGGGAGGGATGAGGTGGCCAGgacagctcggggggggggggctgcaggtgcGTGGGGTGCCCCAGTGCTCCGGGCATTGTCCCGGCACAGGTCTCTGCCTCTCCCAAGCAAATGTTCACACTGGTAGAAAACTCCTGATTTACGGCGGGGTGGAGGTGCCTACTTTCTGGTGCATTCCCAGGCTGGCAAACCCCTGGGGGGCACAAAGCTCCTCTGCCGGGCACAGGACTGGCGGGTGCTGTGCCCGGCTCTGGGGAGGGACAcccctgcctgccagggagccccagcagcaccaggctcTGCCTGCCCTTTCGGGGTGCGGGGAgatgtggcagggctgggggctggcacCGTGGCACACCCAGGGCACAGCTTTTCCCTGCCTGCccgctcagccagtccctgccggCCACAGCCCCGGGAGCCCAGGAGGGGGATGCACCGGGATGCACCCCTGAGCCTCGGGCAGCCCCTCGGGAAGGGCACGTGGAAGAAACATCCCCCTGCTTGGCACAGATTCAAAGGCATCGCAGAGTTCCAGAGGTTTATTTCACACAGAGGGTGGGGGGAGAcaaaacaggacaaaaactttACAGTCACCGTGACATATTTACAACCGACATCATCCCCAAAAGTCGACAAGCGGCAGCGTGGCATGTGCACAGCCACGAACGCGAGCGCCCGTCTGTACACACACCCCGAGCTCTGCTCACACTGCAGCATGCACAGAGGAGCTGGACTGGCCCTGTCGCTGCTTCCCACCACGCTGGCAGCACAAACTGGTTTTAAAGCTAGagcgaatcacctccctgccctcacCCCACTGCCCCACGTACCCAGACCAGCGTGCAGGGGCCTCGGGATGAAAACCACCCTCCTATAACGCTCTCCCCACCTGACCccgctgctgcttctccagcttcaTCTAAACACCCCCCATCCCTGAATGGCACGGAAACATGGACATCTGCCCCAAACGGAgagggagaaacaggaggagattTGACAAGAGCATAATTCACATTTTTTGCCCAGTCCCCCCTGCTCGGAGCTCCCCTTGCTCCCTTGTGCTTTTCCTTTGCTAAAGGTATTGCTGCAGCTCCCGGGATTGCACCCAGCCCTGGGAATGCAGCGTCTGGGGCAGGGATGGAGTGGAGATCCTGGAAAGGGCTCGTGCCTGCAGGAGGCCCTTCTCCCCTTCCTGATGCACTGTCCAAAACCCATCCGAGCCCAGGACGACAGGGTCCTTTGGGAGAGCAGAGCCACTGGCCAACGCATCCCGATGCCAGCCACGCCAGGAAGCACCCCCGGGGTGGGAGCTCGTCCCCCATCTGCACGGGGAGCACAGGCATGTCCCCGAGGCTGTGCTGCCTCTTGGTGAGCGGCTCGGGAGCTTTTTCCCAGctggctccagctctccagcaccaacagcacggaggagccggctgCTCGGGCCCTGCTGTGACCGCAAGCGCTCCCGAGAGAGAGCCCCTCTCCTCTCTGGGTCGGTGCCTGCACTGGAGGGTCCTTCCAGCGCCGTCGCCCCCAGCGCCGCTCCTCCATCTCCTTCGCAATGCCCGGCCCTGCAAGAAGAGGGTGGGATGTGACGCAGCATCACCCAACAGGCTCAACCCTCACAGCTGCATAGGACAGGGACCCAAAGCAACTGCCCTGGGAGAAAGAGGAGCAGCGTGCACGGAGGGGGATCCAGACTGGAGCTGGGCAAAAAGCACCATGCGTAAGGTCTGGAGCTCCAGCAGCCCGTAAGCCAACGCGGCAGAGGCAGCCGCCCCGATGGGGGTTAAAGCATcccggggcaggcggggaggTGTCAGCAGACAGCCGGGCTGACGCCAGGCTCACGTGCCCAAAAGCGGGCTGGCCAAAGGCTGCGCTCCCCCAGGGAAGGCAGCGGCCAAAGCGGGCAGAGGAGACGCTGCAAGGGATGATCGCCCCGACCCCGCTGCAGCGCTGGCCGAGGGGGAAGAACACTCACTCTCTTCCCGGCTCTCGGCTGCTCCCAGTCAGGTGGAAGGACCCACTGATGTCTCTCTGCCGGCAAACCTTGAACAGGAGAGCACAGTGTGTGAAGAGCCCAGACCTTTCCCACGATTTACCATCCTGTGTTCCTAGGAGGGATGAATCCTCAAAACGCGCGacttcaggaaacactttctggcacctctttctGCACATCTCTGCtgacagcagctctgcctgcacgtGCTGGCAGGAACCTCTCCTGCCTTCAGGCATCAGGAGGGGTTTTGGACCAGAGAAAGCCGGTTAAAATCCACAGTAATCAGAATAATTCAAATGTTGTCATACTAATAAAAAACTCGGGGGGAAAAAGAACCACCCTGTAATTTGCAGAAGGAGGTGTTAATCCACATAAGGGCacaggcagggggctggcagggcagagccacAGCACAGgcatccctgccagccccctgccctcacACAGGGCTGCCAGCTCTGGAAAGCCCATCTCTGTCCACAGGGCTGACGGCAGCGAGGGACGGAGAGCGATGAAATAAATTCCCTTCCCAGAATTACACTCTGTCAGAGGGCAAAGCAAACCGCAGAGCCCAGGCTGGTGacagcagcccccagctgccTCACTGCAGAGGGGCTccccacattttccttctttaacaGCAGAAAGTGGGAGtcgggggagaaggggaggaatcCCAGGCTTTGGGACACGTTCGTGTTCGGCTGGTTTGCTTCCCTATTCACCACCAGCGTTTTCTTTACCCAGGAACAGCAGACCCCGTCCTGGCGGGCTGGGGTGTTCCCCAGGAAGGGACAAGGCGGGACTGGGCTGGGACCCCAGTTTTGCAGCCCAGTGGAGGGGCCGAGGTTTTAGGGGAACCTAAAGGTAGAGGGCAGCGGTTCCCAGCCCCGCACCCCAGCACCTCTCCCATGCACCCCGGGCACTGCCTGCTCTCCAGCTCTGGGGTCTGCCTGCCCTCCGGCTCTGCATTGCACCGTCAGACCACAGCCCCACCATCGACAGCCCTCCCGGTCACACCCCAAAGGGCTGGTCCCCCGGAGCCCCCCGAGCGAGTGCCTGCGGGTACCTACTCGTCAAGCTGTGAGCACAGCGTGGTCTGGGTGCCCTGCGACTGGGACTCGCCCAGGGGCCGCTGCCGGTGACTGCTGCCCTGGGACAGGCTGGTCTCCTCTGTCCGGCTGCtgcagcggctgctgctgccgctgccccgAGCCTCACCATCCTCCCCGGGGcacccgggggccgccgccttgCTGTCCTCCGAGGGGCCCCCCCGGGGGCTGAAGGCACAGGGGCAGTGCTGCAGGTCCTGCGAGACGGCGTGGAGCCGGCGGTCGGCACGGCgtgggcagcagagcagcttgCGGAAGGCACTCCTGAAGTCGGGGCTG from Aptenodytes patagonicus chromosome 24, bAptPat1.pri.cur, whole genome shotgun sequence encodes:
- the LOC143170478 gene encoding nucleoplasmin-like → MSSSSHFSRLLSEERPVAALWGCQLNTGTRSCMVQEDDDFLEHLVLLRTICLGAEARDELHVVAVDSKNTYGDHKPVPIAALRTSVLPMISLKGLELVPPVTFVLKCGAGPVYLSGQHVTLEDDAKYETHEEELLEEDIGDEDDARAS